Proteins from one Impatiens glandulifera chromosome 2, dImpGla2.1, whole genome shotgun sequence genomic window:
- the LOC124926320 gene encoding uncharacterized protein LOC124926320 — protein sequence MKGVSFNPSPYRVNENPNTMIKHRVLMQEYQDLQKETEAIKNRFENTKHHKSVLLAEIRFLRRRHKQLLVLRRKKRIPNEKKRRRVVCEAIKKEHILDLNKGEEVSRAPPPPVFDLNQIAREDHDDDGFRPLMMNETADEDQKLALCSMNAGKRIKRKISWQDPVVALKVVV from the exons ATGAAAGGGGTTTCCTTCAATCCTTCTCCATACCGAGTCAATGAGAATCCCAATACCATGATCAAGCATCGAGTTCTTATGCAGGAATATCAAGACCTCCAAAAG GAAACTGAAGCCATCAAGAACAGATTTGAGAATACAAAACATCACAAATCGGTGTTGTTGGCTGAAATAAG GTTTCTGAGGAGACGACACAAACAGCTTCTTGTTCTAAGAAGGAAGAAAAGAATCCCAAAtgagaagaagaggaggagggtGGTTTGTGAAGCAATTAAGAAGGAACATATTCTAGATTTGAATAAGGGGGAAGAAGTTAGCCGAGCTCCTCCTCCTCCAGTTTTTGACCTGAATCAGATAGcg AGAGAAgatcatgatgatgatggtttcCGGCCTCTGATGATGAATGAAACGGCGGATGAAGATCAAAAGTTGGCTTTGTGCAGTATGAATGCTGGAAAGCGaattaagagaaaaatatcATGGCAAGATCCGGTAGTTGCTTTGAAGGTGGTggtttga
- the LOC124926673 gene encoding signal recognition particle receptor subunit alpha-like — protein sequence MLEELLIFTRGGLILWTCKELGNALRGSPIDTLIRSCLLEERSGAASYNYDAPGAAYTLKWTFHNELGIVFVAVYQKIFHLLYVDDLLAMVKKEFSEIYDPKQTVYNDFDDVFRQLTKEAEARAEEMKRSKQVSKPVNNLAKKQDKFQKSSTGGGVTRKGDGESESDGANDKSLRVKKMENGHANDNHVGNDKLLVVNSEKDESSNDGAFDVNKLQKLRQKGSKKTDVAKKGSKIVPNKKLTKNKRVWNDSPQEEKLDFTEQMNENGDESIAVVAADQGDSMMDKEETFSSDSESEDEPGKENVTNSKKSGWFSSMFQNISGKANLEKADLEPALKALKDRLMTKNVAEEIAEKLCESVAKSLEGKKLGSFTRISSTVQAAMEEALVRILTPKRSIDILRDVHAAKEHGKPYVVVFVGVNGVGKSTNLAKVAYWLLQHDVKVMMAACDTFRSGAVEQLRTHARRLQIPIFEKGYEKDPAVVAKEAIQEASRVGSDVVLVDTAGRMQDNEPLMRALSKLINLNNPDLVLFVGEALVGNDAVDQLSKFNQKLADLSSSPNPRLIDGILLTKFDTIDDKVGAALSMVYVSGAPVMFVGCGQSYTDLKKLNVTSIVKTLLK from the exons atgttagaggagttactgatcttcactagaggAGGATTGATCCTCTGGACTTGTAAGGAGCTTGGTAATGCACTTAGAGGTTCACCCATTGACACCTTGATTAGGTCGTGTCTTTTGGAGGAACGTTCAGGTGCTGCTTCCTACAACTATGATGCTCCTGGTGCTGCATATACTCTCAAATGGACGTTTCACAATGAACTTGGCATTGTATTTGTTGCTGTTTATCAGAAGATCTTCCATCTTTTGTATGTTGATGATCTGCTTGCTATGGTGAAGAAAGAGTTCTCGGAGATCTATGATCCAAAACAAACTGTCTACAatgattttgatgatgtttttagGCAGCTTACTAAAGAGGCTGAGGCGCGGGCAGAAGAAATGAAAAGGTCGAAACAGGTCAGTAAGCCTGTGAACAACTTGGCAAAGAAGCAAGACAAATTTCAGAAGTCCAGTACTGGAGGTGGTGTTACGAGAAAGGGTGATGGTGAATCCGAAAGTGATGGTGCTAATGATAAAAGCTTGAGAGTTAAGAAAATGGAAAATGGTCATGCCAATGATAACCATGTCGGAAATGACAAGCTACTTGTTGTTAATAGTGAAAAGGATGAAAGTTCCAATGATGGAGCTTTCGATGTGAATAAGTTACAGAAGCTAAGACAGAAAGGTAGTAAGAAAACAGATGTTGCAAAGAAGGGCTCCAAGATAGTGCCAAACAAAAAGTTAACAAAGAATAAGAGAGTTTGGAATGATTCACCTCAAGAGGAAAAGCTGGATTTTACGGAGCAAATGAACGAGAATGGAGATGAGAGTATAGCTGTTGTAGCAGCAGATCAAGGTGATAGTATGATGGACAAAGAAGAGACCTTTAGTAGTGACAGTGAGTCAGAAGATGAACCAGGAAAGGAAAATGTGACTAACTCAAAGAAGAGTGGATGGTTCTCATCCATGTTCCAGAA TATATCTGGGAAGGCTAACTTGGAGAAGGCTGACCTAGAACCTGCACTGAAAGCTCTTAAGGACAGGCTCATGACAAAAAATGTG GCTGAGGAGATTGCTGAAAAGCTTTGTGAATCTGTTGCAAAGAGTCTGGAAGGTAAAAAGCTCGGTTCATTCACTAGGATATCGTCAACTGTTCAA GCAGCAATGGAAGAAGCCCTTGTCCGTATTTTAACTCCTAAGCGTTCCATCGATATACTGCGAGATGTGCATGCAGCAAAGGAACACGGGAAACCATATGTTGTTGTCTTTGTTGGAGTCAATGGAGTTGGGAAATCTACCAATCTCGCAAAG GTTGCGTACTGGCTATTGCAGCATGATGTGAAGGTGATGATGGCTGCATGTGATACATTCAGATCAGGAGCTGTTGAACAATTAAGAACTCATGCACGAAGACTCCAG ATTCCTATATTTGAGAAAGGCTATGAGAAAGACCCTGCAGTTGTAGCTAAGGAAGCAATTCAGGAGGCCTCTCGCGTTGGTTCAGATGTTGTTCTTGTTGATACCGCCGGTAGAATGCAG GACAATGAACCACTGATGAGAGCACTGTCTAAACTAATCAATCTGAACAATCCTGATCTTGTTCTGTTTGTTGGTGAAGCATTGGTTGGGAATGATGCAGTAGATCAGTTATCAAAGTTCAATCAG AAATTAGCAGACCTATCATCTTCGCCTAATCCGAGGTTAATTGACGGGATCCTACTAACTAAGTTTGACACCATTGATGATAAG GTTGGTGCGGCACTGTCCATGGTTTATGTTTCTGGTGCGCCAGTTATGTTTGTTGGTTGTGGCCAATCTTACACAGATCTGAAGAAACTCAATGTTACATCTATTGTCAAAACATTGCTCAAATGA
- the LOC124924740 gene encoding uncharacterized mitochondrial protein AtMg00810-like produces the protein MDLSPEIFQKQLQGMTIFEDDIIVTGNNSSYILKIKKYLQEQFDIKDLDTLKYFLGIEIAHSKKDLFLSQRKYVLDLLKEIGKLATKPTKTLIETTVKLNTEEGTPLHYINMYQRLVGKLIYLTVTRPDITFEVSNVSQFMHAPRTSHLSAVYRIRHYLKATTRVGIWMKRNNRIDVIGYTDADWAYIFDRKFTTGFCTFVRGNLVTWRSKKQNTVSRSSAEAEYRAMAATIEELI, from the exons ATGGATCTATCTCCGGAGATATTTCAGAAACAACTACAAGGGATGACAATATTCGAAG ATGATATTATAGTAACAGGTAATAACTCAAGTTATATCctcaaaattaaaaagtatCTACAGGAGCAGTTTGATATTAAAGACCTTGACACTCTCAAGTATTTCCTTGGGATAGAAATTGCTCATTCTAAGAAAGATTTGTTTCTTTCTCAAAGAAAATATGTCTTGgacttattaaaagaaattggTAAGCTTGCTACAAAACCCACAAAGACTCTCATTGAAACAACTGTTAAATTAAATACTGAAGAAGGTACACCTCTTCATTACATAAATATGTATCAAAGACTTGTAGGTAAACTTATCTACTTAACAGTTACTCGTCCCGATATAACCTTTGAAGTTAGCAATGTAAGTCAATTCATGCATGCTCCAAGAACTTCACACCTTTCTGCTGTTTACAGGATTCGACATTATCTTAAAGCTACTACTAGAGTAGGCATATGGATGAAGCGAAATAACCGCATTGACGTCATTGGTTATACTGATGCTGATTGGGCATACATCTTTGATAGAAAGTTCACTACCGGCTTTTGTACATTCGTTAGAGGAAATCTAGTGACGTGGAGAAGTAAGAAGCAAAATACTGTTTCCCGTTCAAGCGCCGAAGCTGAATATCGTGCTATGGCGGCTACTATCGAAGAactcatttga
- the LOC124924739 gene encoding 3-ketoacyl-CoA synthase 20-like has product MRDWNNVAVLDPLEFNMITNIILCCTLILIFIATTLYFTTRPRKIYLVDFSCYKPGPDRIVTRELFMERSAQTGLFTEENLVFLKKILEISGLGQKTYFPPAVLQVPPNPCMAEARKEAEEVMFGAINELLEKTKVKAKDIGIVIVNCSLFNPTPSLSAMVVNHYKMRENILSYNLGGMGCSASLISIDLANQLLQVNPNSYALVVSMENITLNGYFGNDKSMLVSNCLFRMGGAAILLSNKSSDRRRSKYQLIHTVRTHMGADDKCYGCISHKEDENKRVGVALSKDLIIVAGEALKTNITTLGPLVFSMSEQLLFFLKLVAKKVFKVKIRPYVPDFKLAFEHFCIHTGGRAVLDELEKNLKLSEWHMEPSRMTLYRFGNTSSSSLWYELAYLEAKGRMNRGDRTWQMAFGSGFKFNSAVWFALRTIHPVKEKNPWIDEIHDFPVQVSRVASIISS; this is encoded by the exons ATGAGAGATTGGAATAACGTGGCTGTTCTTGATCCATTAGAG TTCAACATGATAACCAACATCATCCTTTGCTGCACCTTAATATTGATCTTCATTGCAACCACCTTATACTTCACGACTCGACCCAGAAAGATCTATTTAGTGGATTTCTCATGTTACAAACCCGGACCAGACAGAATAGTGACCCGAGAGCTTTTCATGGAACGGTCTGCACAGACCGGTTTGTTCACAGAAGAGAACTTGGTGTTTCTAAAGAAGATTCTTGAAATATCCGGCTTAGGTCAAAAGACCTATTTCCCTCCTGCGGTTCTCCAGGTTCCACCGAACCCGTGCATGGCGGAGGCTCGGAAGGAGGCGGAGGAGGTCATGTTTGGTGCGATCAACGAGCTCTTGGAGAAGACGAAGGTGAAGGCTAAAGATATTGGAATTGTGATAGTTAACTGCAGCTTGTTTAATCCTACGCCGTCTTTGTCGGCCATGGTGGTGAACCATTACAAGATGAGAGAAAACATTTTGAGCTATAACCTTGGTGGAATGGGATGCAGCGCTAGCCTTATTTCCATAGACCTCGCTAACCAACTTTTACAg GTGAATCCAAATTCTTATGCCCTAGTGGTTAGCATGGAGAACATTACCCTTAATGGGTACTTTGGCAACGACAAGTCTATGCTCGTCTCAAATTGCCTCTTTCGCATGGGCGGAGCTGCCATTCTACTATCGAACAAGTCTTCCGATCGTCGTCGATCCAAGTATCAGCTCATCCACACCGTCCGCACCCACATGGGGGCGGATGACAAGTGTTACGGCTGCATATCCCATAAAGAGGACGAAAACAAGAGAGTGGGAGTTGCCCTATCAAAAGACCTAATAATTGTTGCCGGAGAGGCCTTGAAGACTAATATCACCACTCTAGGTCCTTTGGTCTTTTCGATGTCCGAGCAGCTCTTGTTCTTCCTCAAGCTGGTGGCTAAGAAAGTCTTCAAGGTGAAGATTAGGCCTTACGTTCCCGACTTTAAGTTGGCTTTCGAGCATTTCTGCATTCACACTGGTGGAAGGGCTGTGCTGGACGAGCTAGAGAAGAACCTGAAGCTATCGGAATGGCACATGGAGCCTTCGAGGATGACCCTATATAGGTTTGGAAACACGTCTAGCAGTTCGTTGTGGTACGAGTTGGCGTACTTGGAGGCTAAGGGGAGGATGAATAGAGGCGATCGCACTTGGCAAATGGCATTTGGTTCGGGATTCAAGTTCAATAGTGCTGTCTGGTTTGCTTTGAGGACAATCCATCCGGTCAAGGAGAAGAACCCTTGGATAGATGAGATCCACGACTTTCCAGTTCAAGTGTCTAGAGTTGCTTCCATAATTTCTTCTTGA